The following proteins come from a genomic window of Sulfitobacter indolifex:
- a CDS encoding glycine zipper 2TM domain-containing protein, which produces MKKFLIAIPLVATLAACNGTTPSQGALTGAALGAATGAAVSGGDDKVQGAIIGGLAGAAAGNYIGQTQSGKCVYQNSNGQRYTAACP; this is translated from the coding sequence ATGAAGAAATTCCTTATCGCCATTCCGCTGGTCGCCACACTTGCCGCTTGTAACGGCACCACGCCCAGCCAAGGTGCCCTGACGGGTGCTGCTCTTGGCGCGGCCACAGGTGCTGCCGTTTCAGGTGGCGACGACAAAGTTCAAGGCGCAATCATTGGCGGTCTCGCTGGTGCAGCGGCTGGTAACTACATCGGCCAGACCCAGTCCGGCAAATGCGTTTACCAGAACTCCAACGGCCAGCGCTACACCGCAGCGTGCCCGTAA
- a CDS encoding sulfite exporter TauE/SafE family protein: MTLFDIAILVIAAFGAGVLNTIAGGGTFLTFPALVFTGMPPVAANATSAVAVFPGYLAGAFGFRNELGGFDRKRLLRLSLITLSGGAVGSGLLLVSSNEAFSIVVPFLLLAATLAFLLGDRIRAFAAAHARAVTPQGALGLFAVSVYGGYFNGGLGIVLLALFALWGMTDLHGMNGLKNGLSFVLSSISVAVFALAGLVAWQQALLMMLAATAGGYAGAPLARALPKQAVRWLIAAIGFGMSAVFFWRLFAG; this comes from the coding sequence ATGACGTTATTTGATATCGCGATCCTAGTGATCGCAGCCTTCGGTGCGGGGGTGCTAAACACCATCGCCGGGGGCGGCACGTTTCTAACTTTTCCGGCACTGGTCTTCACCGGAATGCCCCCCGTGGCGGCCAATGCAACAAGCGCCGTGGCGGTGTTTCCGGGCTACCTTGCCGGGGCATTCGGCTTTCGCAATGAGCTGGGCGGATTTGACCGCAAGCGGCTTTTGCGGCTTAGCCTCATTACACTTTCGGGCGGGGCTGTCGGCTCTGGCCTGCTGCTGGTCTCCTCTAACGAGGCCTTCTCCATTGTCGTGCCCTTCCTCTTGCTCGCCGCGACGCTGGCCTTCCTTTTGGGCGACCGCATCCGCGCTTTCGCCGCCGCCCATGCCCGCGCTGTAACGCCCCAAGGCGCGCTCGGGCTTTTTGCGGTCAGCGTCTATGGCGGCTACTTCAACGGCGGTTTGGGCATCGTGCTGCTGGCCCTCTTCGCGCTTTGGGGGATGACCGATCTGCACGGAATGAACGGGTTGAAAAACGGGCTGAGCTTTGTGCTCTCGTCGATCTCCGTTGCCGTCTTTGCACTGGCCGGGCTGGTCGCATGGCAGCAAGCACTGCTGATGATGCTGGCCGCCACGGCGGGCGGCTATGCTGGTGCACCGCTGGCCCGGGCGCTGCCGAAACAAGCGGTGCGATGGCTGATCGCCGCCATCGGCTTTGGCATGAGCGCGGTGTTCTTCTGGCGGCTTTTCGCAGGCTAG
- the nagA gene encoding N-acetylglucosamine-6-phosphate deacetylase, giving the protein MREFVKVFTGVDIHDGKYLHPGKVLALMQDGSRRILTPEEVPEGTATERLAAGVLCPGFVDLQVNGGGGVMFNDSPDVATLRRIAEAHRRTGVAGFLPTLITDTPDKTEAAIEAAVAAIVEAVPGIIGLHLEGPHLSIARKGAHDGALIRPMTNADLALILRAAARLPNLMVTVAPENTSNAQIRAMSKAGVIVSLGHSDADYETCMAAFDAGACCVTHLFNAMSQMGNRAPGLVGAALACEGVHAGLIADGIHVHPASIRNALAAKAEGIFLVSDAMATAGSDITSFTLNGREVYRANGQLTLADGTLAGADLEMGRAVYTLTHAVGEPLEMALARAISGPLALLRDHMGLGRIESADQPLVLFDPESGAVRVLG; this is encoded by the coding sequence ATGCGCGAGTTCGTGAAGGTTTTTACCGGGGTCGACATCCACGACGGGAAGTACCTGCACCCCGGCAAGGTGCTGGCGCTGATGCAAGATGGTAGCCGCCGTATCCTCACCCCCGAGGAGGTGCCGGAAGGCACGGCGACGGAGCGGTTGGCAGCAGGCGTGCTTTGCCCCGGTTTTGTCGATCTTCAGGTCAATGGCGGCGGTGGGGTGATGTTCAACGACAGCCCCGATGTGGCCACCCTGCGCCGCATCGCTGAGGCGCATCGCCGTACAGGGGTGGCTGGCTTCCTGCCTACCTTGATCACCGACACGCCTGACAAAACCGAAGCGGCCATCGAGGCAGCCGTAGCGGCCATTGTCGAAGCGGTCCCGGGTATCATCGGGCTCCATCTGGAAGGCCCGCATCTGTCGATCGCGCGCAAGGGCGCGCATGACGGGGCGTTGATCCGCCCGATGACCAACGCTGACCTAGCCCTGATCCTGCGCGCGGCGGCGCGCTTGCCGAACCTCATGGTCACGGTCGCGCCCGAAAACACCAGCAACGCGCAGATCCGCGCGATGTCTAAGGCGGGGGTGATCGTCTCGCTCGGCCATAGTGACGCGGATTATGAGACCTGTATGGCTGCCTTCGATGCGGGTGCCTGCTGCGTCACGCATTTATTCAACGCGATGAGCCAGATGGGCAACCGCGCGCCGGGCTTGGTCGGGGCTGCGTTGGCCTGTGAGGGGGTCCACGCGGGGCTGATTGCCGACGGCATCCATGTGCATCCCGCCAGCATCCGCAATGCGCTGGCAGCCAAGGCGGAGGGGATTTTCCTCGTCAGCGACGCCATGGCGACGGCGGGATCGGATATCACAAGCTTTACGTTGAACGGGCGCGAGGTTTACCGGGCCAACGGGCAACTGACCTTGGCGGACGGCACTTTGGCAGGGGCGGATTTGGAGATGGGCCGCGCGGTCTATACGCTGACCCACGCGGTGGGGGAGCCGTTGGAGATGGCACTGGCGCGGGCGATCTCGGGGCCGCTGGCGCTGTTGCGCGATCACATGGGGTTGGGCCGGATCGAAAGCGCGGACCAGCCCTTGGTGCTTTTCGATCCCGAAAGCGGCGCGGTGCGTGTGCTCGGCTAG
- a CDS encoding BadF/BadG/BcrA/BcrD ATPase family protein — protein sequence MSISAPLLIAVDGGGTGCRAAIGTQRDGILGRASGGRANIGNDPDHTLVNVRGAVEEAAAEAGLPLSALENATAFVGLAGMNVARDEARLRAALPYARIIADDDRPACVVGALGEGVAGWVLAIGTGTIVAATDGAGFRYVGSWGFHLADQGSGAWLGRGALDRALQCYDGLLPHSDLTRALMADFGDNPDAFVAFSLTAHPGDYAAFAPKVIAAAEAGDRHAEALMHEGAAYYTRALKALEFKPGDPLCLLGGIGPHYARFLPRDHLTGQIAARGSALDGAFQLVCKAAAGETLPCASS from the coding sequence ATGAGCATTTCCGCCCCCCTTTTGATCGCCGTGGACGGCGGTGGCACCGGTTGCCGCGCCGCCATTGGCACGCAGCGTGATGGCATTCTTGGCCGTGCATCCGGGGGGCGTGCGAATATCGGTAATGACCCTGACCATACCTTAGTGAATGTACGCGGCGCGGTTGAGGAGGCTGCAGCGGAGGCGGGGTTGCCCCTCTCGGCGCTTGAGAATGCCACTGCATTTGTCGGCCTTGCAGGGATGAATGTGGCGCGGGACGAGGCGCGTCTGCGCGCGGCACTGCCCTACGCCCGGATCATTGCTGATGATGACCGCCCGGCCTGCGTCGTTGGCGCGCTTGGCGAAGGCGTGGCGGGCTGGGTGCTGGCCATCGGCACGGGCACGATTGTGGCGGCAACGGATGGCGCAGGCTTTCGCTATGTCGGGAGTTGGGGGTTCCATCTGGCCGACCAGGGGTCGGGCGCATGGCTGGGGCGGGGGGCGCTAGACCGTGCGCTGCAATGCTATGACGGGTTGTTGCCGCATAGCGATCTGACCCGCGCTTTGATGGCGGATTTTGGCGATAATCCTGATGCCTTCGTGGCCTTCAGCCTGACGGCGCACCCCGGAGATTACGCGGCATTCGCGCCAAAAGTCATCGCGGCGGCAGAGGCCGGGGACCGCCATGCTGAGGCGTTAATGCACGAAGGCGCGGCCTATTACACCCGCGCGCTGAAAGCGCTGGAGTTCAAGCCCGGTGATCCGCTCTGTTTGCTGGGCGGGATCGGCCCGCATTACGCGCGGTTCCTGCCGAGAGATCATTTGACGGGTCAGATCGCAGCGCGGGGTTCGGCGCTCGATGGGGCGTTTCAACTGGTCTGCAAGGCCGCAGCGGGGGAGACTTTGCCATGCGCGAGTTCGTGA
- the pdxR gene encoding MocR-like pyridoxine biosynthesis transcription factor PdxR, with product MALPVETFFLRPDAQGTLQQQIQQMIAQGILSGRFQRGEKLPSTRKLAAHLGVSRITVTIAYTELLANDYLTSAGRSGYFVSDNAPAPPAFAPRAEADDAIDWTRAIGQRFSANGLAAKPQDWASYRYPFIYGQADPTLFDHANWRLCALQALGQRDFTSMTTDYYDQDDPQLIEFIARHILPRRGVSARPEQILITLGAQNALWLTAQVLLTQRRRAVLEDPCYPALSGILSQSRCHITPVRVDQDGLPPEAIPPDTDVIFTTPSHQCPTNATMPMDRRRALLSRARELEALIVEDDYEFEMSFLKPASPALKSLDDEGRVIYVGSFSKSLFPGLRLGYLVGSEPFIREARALRASVLRHPPGHIQRTAAYFLSLGHYDALIRRMGLALHERRRVMEEALETHGLRVSGRGAYGGSSFWMRAPESVDTAQLAENLRARDVLIEPGHAFFAGEEKATNYYRLAYSSIPAARIGEGVGLIAQEIDRLR from the coding sequence ATGGCCCTGCCCGTCGAAACCTTTTTCCTGCGCCCCGATGCGCAAGGCACCCTGCAGCAGCAGATCCAACAGATGATCGCTCAGGGCATCCTTTCCGGTCGGTTTCAACGGGGCGAGAAACTGCCCTCGACCCGCAAACTCGCCGCTCACCTCGGCGTCAGCCGGATCACGGTGACCATCGCCTATACTGAACTGTTGGCCAACGACTACCTCACCTCAGCCGGGCGGTCGGGCTATTTCGTCTCAGACAACGCCCCCGCGCCCCCGGCCTTTGCCCCCCGCGCCGAGGCGGATGACGCCATCGACTGGACCCGCGCCATCGGTCAACGGTTCAGCGCCAATGGGCTGGCCGCCAAACCGCAGGATTGGGCCAGCTACCGATACCCTTTCATCTACGGCCAAGCCGACCCGACGCTTTTTGACCACGCGAACTGGCGGCTTTGTGCGTTGCAAGCCTTGGGCCAGCGCGACTTCACCTCGATGACGACCGACTACTACGATCAGGACGACCCGCAACTGATCGAATTTATTGCCCGCCACATCCTGCCCCGGCGCGGTGTCTCGGCCCGGCCCGAGCAAATCTTGATCACCCTCGGCGCGCAGAACGCCCTATGGCTAACCGCCCAAGTGCTGCTGACCCAACGCCGCCGCGCCGTGTTGGAAGACCCTTGCTATCCGGCGTTGAGCGGCATCCTCAGCCAATCGCGTTGCCACATCACGCCGGTGCGCGTGGATCAAGATGGCCTCCCGCCCGAGGCGATCCCCCCCGATACCGATGTGATTTTTACCACGCCCAGCCACCAATGCCCGACGAATGCGACCATGCCGATGGACCGCCGCCGCGCGCTTTTGTCCCGCGCCCGCGAGCTAGAGGCGCTGATCGTCGAAGACGACTATGAGTTTGAGATGTCCTTCCTCAAACCCGCCTCTCCCGCGCTCAAATCGCTCGATGATGAGGGAAGGGTGATCTATGTCGGCAGCTTTTCCAAATCGCTCTTCCCGGGGCTGCGGCTGGGCTATCTGGTAGGCTCTGAGCCGTTCATCCGCGAAGCCCGCGCGCTGCGCGCATCCGTGCTGCGCCACCCGCCGGGGCATATCCAGCGTACCGCGGCCTATTTCCTGTCGCTCGGCCATTATGACGCCCTCATTCGCCGCATGGGGCTGGCGCTACACGAACGCCGCCGCGTGATGGAAGAGGCGCTTGAGACGCATGGTTTGCGGGTGTCGGGCCGTGGGGCTTATGGCGGATCGTCCTTCTGGATGCGCGCACCAGAGAGTGTGGACACGGCGCAACTGGCCGAAAACCTGCGCGCGCGTGATGTGCTGATTGAGCCGGGCCACGCCTTTTTCGCGGGCGAAGAGAAGGCGACGAATTACTACCGGCTGGCCTATTCCTCCATCCCCGCCGCGCGCATCGGGGAAGGGGTTGGTCTGATTGCCCAAGAGATTGACCGCCTGCGCTGA
- the xsc gene encoding sulfoacetaldehyde acetyltransferase — protein MKMTTEEAFVKTLQMHGIDTAFGIIGSAMMPISDLFPAAGITFYDGAHECNSGMMADGFTRASGRMSMMVAQNGPGITNFVTPVKTAYWNHTPLLLVTPQAANKTIGQGGFQEVEQMALFRDMVAYQEEVRDPTRIAETLNRVILQAKRHSAPAQINIPRDFWTQVIDIDLPAIVEFERPSGGETAIAEAAELLSNAKFPVILNGAGVVIGGAIDDARKLAERLDAPVCCGYQHNDAFPGSHPLSVGPLGYNGSKAAMELIAKADVVLALGTRLNPFSTLPGYGIDYWPKDAKIIQVDINPDRIGLTKKVSVGIVGDAGKVARTILDGLSDSAGDAGREERRNLIAQTKSAWAQELTSMDHEEDDPGTTWNERARDREPEKMSPRMAWRAIQKALPKEAIISSDIGNNCAIGNAYPTFEAGRKYLAPGLFGPCGYGFPAICGAKIACPDVPVVGFAGDGAFGISMNEMVSVSRDDWPAVTMVIFRNYQWGAEKRNTTLWFDDNFVGTELAQDVSYAGVAKACGVEGVQVSSMDELTDALDRAVKAQMEEGKTTFIEVLLNQELGEPFRRDAMKKPVSVAGISRDDMRPQRV, from the coding sequence ATGAAAATGACCACCGAAGAAGCCTTCGTCAAAACCCTTCAGATGCATGGGATCGACACGGCCTTTGGCATTATCGGCTCTGCCATGATGCCGATCTCTGACCTGTTCCCCGCCGCCGGGATCACCTTCTACGACGGTGCGCATGAGTGTAATTCTGGCATGATGGCCGACGGCTTCACCCGCGCCTCGGGGCGGATGTCGATGATGGTGGCACAAAACGGGCCGGGCATTACCAACTTCGTGACGCCGGTCAAAACCGCCTATTGGAACCACACGCCGCTGCTGTTGGTCACCCCGCAGGCGGCGAACAAAACCATTGGTCAGGGCGGCTTTCAAGAGGTCGAGCAGATGGCGCTCTTCCGCGATATGGTCGCCTATCAAGAAGAAGTGCGTGACCCCACCCGCATCGCCGAGACGCTGAACCGGGTGATCTTGCAGGCGAAACGCCACTCCGCCCCGGCGCAGATCAACATCCCGCGTGATTTCTGGACCCAAGTGATCGACATCGACTTGCCCGCCATAGTCGAGTTTGAACGCCCCTCAGGCGGCGAGACGGCCATTGCCGAAGCGGCAGAGCTCCTTTCGAACGCCAAATTCCCGGTGATCCTGAACGGCGCGGGCGTGGTGATCGGCGGGGCAATTGACGACGCGCGCAAGCTGGCCGAACGGCTCGATGCGCCTGTCTGCTGCGGCTACCAGCACAATGACGCCTTCCCCGGCTCGCACCCGCTGTCGGTCGGGCCGCTGGGCTACAATGGCTCCAAAGCGGCGATGGAACTGATCGCCAAGGCCGATGTCGTGCTGGCGCTTGGCACGCGGCTGAACCCCTTCTCGACCCTGCCGGGCTATGGCATCGACTATTGGCCCAAGGACGCCAAGATCATTCAGGTCGACATCAACCCTGACCGCATCGGCCTGACCAAGAAGGTCAGCGTTGGCATTGTCGGCGACGCGGGCAAGGTGGCCCGCACGATCCTTGACGGGCTGAGCGACAGCGCCGGCGACGCGGGCCGCGAAGAAAGGCGCAACCTGATTGCGCAAACCAAATCCGCGTGGGCGCAGGAACTCACCTCGATGGATCACGAGGAAGACGACCCCGGCACCACATGGAACGAACGCGCCCGCGACCGCGAGCCGGAAAAGATGTCCCCCCGCATGGCATGGCGCGCGATCCAGAAGGCGCTGCCGAAAGAGGCGATCATCAGCTCTGACATCGGCAACAACTGCGCCATCGGCAACGCCTATCCGACATTTGAAGCGGGCCGCAAATACCTCGCGCCGGGCCTCTTTGGCCCCTGCGGCTATGGTTTTCCGGCGATCTGCGGGGCCAAGATCGCCTGCCCTGACGTGCCAGTGGTGGGCTTTGCCGGGGACGGTGCGTTTGGCATTTCGATGAACGAGATGGTCAGCGTCAGCCGCGACGACTGGCCCGCTGTGACCATGGTGATCTTCCGCAACTACCAATGGGGCGCGGAAAAGCGGAACACGACGCTGTGGTTCGATGACAACTTCGTCGGCACCGAACTCGCGCAGGACGTGAGCTATGCTGGCGTGGCCAAAGCCTGCGGCGTCGAGGGCGTGCAGGTGTCATCGATGGACGAACTGACCGACGCTTTGGACCGCGCGGTCAAGGCGCAGATGGAAGAGGGCAAGACGACCTTCATCGAAGTGCTGCTGAACCAAGAGTTGGGCGAGCCCTTCCGCCGCGATGCGATGAAGAAGCCTGTCTCTGTCGCCGGGATCAGCCGGGATGACATGCGCCCGCAACGGGTCTGA
- a CDS encoding acetate/propionate family kinase: MALVLVVNAGSSSIKTAVFDGGLNERLRIEAQGIGQTGALLLGDAPPVRLDLPDHQTAFRAILDGLRQKGISGADLTAAAHRVVHGGPNLAETTTITPAVRSAIAEAQPLAPLHNPHHLGAIDALAALLPDLPQVAAFDTGFHRSNPDVARRYALPDRAETAALRRYGFHGISYESLVQNFPQTTGADLPRRLLALHLGNGASLCAILERQSVATTMGFSPLGGLTMGTRAGEIDAGAVLHLVRDVGLEEAQTLLHHESGLLGLSNVTADMRQLAETDTTAARFAREHFCYWITRQAGSMIAAMNGIDGIAFTGGIGENDSEVREKVLANLSWAGNIPNWIIPAAEEKHIARQALALLKDPAHP; the protein is encoded by the coding sequence ATGGCGCTGGTGCTCGTCGTCAACGCGGGATCGTCGTCAATTAAGACGGCGGTCTTTGACGGTGGGTTGAACGAGCGTCTGCGGATTGAGGCGCAGGGCATCGGCCAGACCGGCGCGCTGCTTCTGGGAGACGCTCCGCCGGTGCGCCTTGATCTGCCTGACCACCAGACCGCCTTCCGCGCCATTCTGGACGGGCTGCGCCAAAAAGGGATTTCTGGCGCTGACCTGACGGCCGCCGCCCACCGTGTCGTGCATGGCGGCCCTAATCTGGCCGAGACAACGACAATCACGCCTGCCGTCCGAAGCGCCATCGCCGAGGCTCAACCGCTGGCCCCACTGCACAATCCGCACCACCTCGGCGCCATCGACGCGCTGGCAGCGCTCCTGCCCGACCTGCCGCAGGTCGCCGCCTTTGATACCGGCTTTCACCGCAGCAACCCCGATGTCGCCCGCCGCTATGCTCTGCCCGACCGGGCAGAGACCGCCGCCCTGCGCCGCTATGGGTTTCACGGCATCAGCTATGAAAGCCTCGTACAGAATTTCCCTCAGACCACGGGCGCAGACCTCCCCCGCCGCCTGCTGGCGCTGCATTTGGGCAATGGCGCATCGCTCTGCGCGATCCTTGAGAGGCAATCGGTTGCCACAACCATGGGTTTTTCGCCGCTCGGCGGGCTGACCATGGGCACCCGAGCGGGTGAGATTGACGCGGGCGCGGTGCTGCATCTGGTGCGCGATGTCGGGCTGGAGGAGGCCCAAACACTGCTGCATCACGAAAGCGGATTGCTGGGCCTCTCTAATGTCACCGCCGATATGCGGCAACTGGCTGAGACCGATACAACCGCCGCCCGCTTCGCCCGTGAGCATTTCTGCTACTGGATCACTCGGCAGGCGGGGTCGATGATCGCTGCCATGAACGGGATCGACGGCATCGCCTTCACCGGAGGTATCGGCGAAAACGATTCCGAGGTGAGGGAAAAGGTTCTTGCAAACCTTAGCTGGGCGGGAAATATTCCCAATTGGATCATCCCCGCCGCCGAAGAGAAACATATCGCGCGCCAAGCGCTCGCCTTGCTGAAAGACCCAGCCCACCCATGA
- a CDS encoding molybdopterin oxidoreductase family protein yields the protein MTHSQPPLDLSPKVSDEVRKTTCYMCACRCGINVHMKKGKVAYIEGNRDHPVNQGVLCAKGSAGIMQHNSPARLRNPMKRVGPRGSGEFESISWKEALQIATDWLEPLRREAPEKLAFFTGRDQSQSFTSLWAQAFGTPNYAAHGGFCSVNMATAGIYTMGGAFWEFGQPDWDHTKLFMLFGVAEDHDSNPIKMGLGKLKKRGARVIGVNPIRTGYNAIADEWVGITPGTDGLFILSLIHCLMKAGRIDVDYLARYTDAPVLLNSDPKSPEYGLQLRDEDGKALVVDRKTGKLTPFDQPGVRPDLAATYRTAGITHRPIFHQMAEQYLGEDYTPEAVAERCGIPAPRIRAIAAELARVAFDEAFELEHEWTDFRGEHHKTMTGRPVSFHAMRGISAHANGFQTCRALHVLQIILGTVEVPGGFRFKPPYPKPATAHPKPHCKATPDAPLDGPHLGFVHGPDDLALKADGSPARIDKAFTWENPMSAHGLMHMVISNAHAGDPYKIDTLFMYMANMSWNSSMNPGGVMEMLTDTDENGEYVIPRIIYSDAYSSEMVAYADLILPDTTYLERHDCISLLDRPISEADAAADAIRWPVVEPNRDVRGFQSALCDLGAKLGLPGFVNDDGSQKYKDYADYITRHERRPGIGPLAGFRGKDGKDVGRGEPNPEQIDRYIENGGFFVNHIPEGANYYKPWNAAYQDWAVGMGIYDAPQPYLFSLYVEPLRRFQLAAEGHGKRQPPDHLRERIKQTMSPLPIWYESDPQGAEGYGVHALTQRPMAMYHSWGGQNAWLRQLHGHNPLYLPTAIMRAKGLQDGDWARVTSPHGGITVPVMEMAALNPKTVWTWNAIGKRKGAWALDKDAPEATKGFLLNHLIHELLPPKGDGLRWANSDPITGQAAWFDLKVHIEKSDAPAESQPEIPAQRSPVPPAPQDIAWKVGK from the coding sequence ATGACGCATTCCCAGCCGCCGCTTGATCTGTCGCCCAAGGTCTCGGACGAGGTTCGCAAGACCACCTGCTACATGTGCGCCTGCCGCTGCGGCATCAACGTGCATATGAAAAAGGGGAAGGTCGCCTATATCGAAGGCAACCGCGACCACCCGGTGAACCAAGGCGTGCTCTGCGCCAAAGGCTCTGCGGGGATCATGCAACACAACTCTCCCGCGCGGCTGCGCAACCCGATGAAACGTGTGGGCCCGCGCGGTTCCGGCGAGTTTGAGAGCATCAGCTGGAAAGAGGCGCTGCAGATCGCCACCGACTGGCTGGAGCCGCTGCGCCGCGAAGCGCCCGAAAAGCTTGCGTTCTTCACCGGGCGCGATCAGTCGCAGAGCTTCACCTCGCTTTGGGCGCAGGCTTTCGGCACGCCGAACTACGCGGCCCACGGCGGTTTCTGCTCGGTCAACATGGCCACCGCTGGCATTTACACGATGGGCGGTGCGTTTTGGGAATTCGGCCAGCCCGATTGGGATCACACCAAGCTGTTCATGCTGTTCGGCGTGGCCGAGGACCATGACAGCAACCCGATCAAGATGGGTCTGGGCAAGCTGAAGAAGCGCGGCGCGCGGGTCATCGGGGTGAACCCGATCCGCACCGGATACAATGCCATCGCCGATGAATGGGTCGGCATCACGCCCGGCACCGATGGGCTGTTTATCCTGTCGCTGATCCACTGTCTGATGAAGGCTGGGCGCATCGATGTGGATTACCTCGCCCGTTACACCGACGCCCCAGTGCTGCTGAACAGCGATCCGAAATCGCCGGAGTATGGCCTGCAACTGCGCGATGAGGACGGCAAGGCGCTAGTGGTCGACCGCAAGACCGGCAAGCTGACCCCCTTCGATCAGCCCGGCGTGCGCCCTGACCTTGCCGCCACCTACCGCACAGCAGGCATTACGCACCGCCCGATCTTTCACCAGATGGCCGAGCAATACCTTGGTGAGGACTACACCCCCGAAGCCGTAGCCGAGCGCTGTGGCATCCCCGCGCCGCGCATCCGCGCCATTGCCGCCGAACTGGCCCGCGTCGCCTTTGACGAAGCCTTTGAGCTTGAGCACGAATGGACCGACTTCCGCGGCGAGCATCACAAGACGATGACAGGCCGCCCGGTCTCTTTCCACGCCATGCGCGGCATCTCGGCCCATGCCAATGGGTTTCAAACCTGCCGTGCGCTGCATGTGCTGCAGATCATCCTCGGCACCGTCGAAGTGCCAGGCGGTTTCCGCTTCAAACCGCCCTACCCCAAGCCTGCCACGGCGCACCCCAAACCACATTGCAAAGCCACCCCCGATGCGCCGCTGGATGGGCCGCACCTGGGCTTCGTGCATGGCCCGGATGACCTAGCGCTAAAGGCCGACGGCAGCCCGGCGCGGATCGACAAGGCGTTCACATGGGAAAACCCGATGTCGGCCCACGGGCTGATGCATATGGTGATCTCAAACGCCCATGCAGGCGATCCCTACAAGATCGACACGCTGTTCATGTATATGGCGAATATGTCGTGGAACTCGTCGATGAACCCCGGCGGGGTGATGGAGATGCTGACTGACACCGACGAGAATGGCGAATACGTCATCCCTCGGATCATCTACTCCGATGCCTATTCCTCGGAGATGGTGGCCTATGCGGACCTGATCCTGCCCGACACGACGTACCTTGAACGGCACGACTGTATCTCACTGCTCGACCGCCCGATCAGCGAGGCCGACGCCGCCGCCGATGCGATCCGTTGGCCCGTGGTAGAGCCGAACCGCGACGTGCGCGGCTTTCAGTCAGCGCTCTGCGATCTCGGGGCGAAGCTCGGCCTGCCGGGTTTCGTGAACGACGATGGCAGCCAGAAATACAAAGACTACGCCGACTACATAACCCGTCACGAACGCCGTCCGGGCATCGGCCCGTTGGCCGGGTTCCGGGGCAAGGACGGCAAGGATGTCGGACGGGGGGAGCCAAACCCCGAGCAGATTGACCGCTACATTGAGAACGGCGGCTTCTTCGTCAATCATATCCCGGAGGGGGCGAACTACTACAAGCCGTGGAACGCTGCCTATCAGGATTGGGCCGTGGGCATGGGCATCTATGACGCGCCGCAGCCCTACCTCTTTTCGCTCTACGTCGAGCCGCTGCGGCGTTTTCAATTGGCCGCCGAAGGTCATGGCAAACGCCAGCCCCCCGACCACCTGCGTGAACGGATCAAGCAGACCATGTCGCCCCTGCCGATCTGGTATGAAAGTGATCCGCAAGGCGCTGAGGGCTATGGCGTCCACGCGCTGACCCAACGCCCAATGGCGATGTACCATTCGTGGGGCGGCCAAAACGCATGGCTGCGCCAGTTGCACGGGCACAATCCGCTCTACCTGCCCACCGCGATCATGCGCGCCAAGGGGCTGCAAGACGGCGACTGGGCGCGCGTGACCTCTCCGCACGGCGGGATCACGGTGCCGGTGATGGAGATGGCGGCCCTGAACCCCAAAACGGTCTGGACATGGAACGCCATCGGCAAACGCAAAGGCGCATGGGCGCTGGACAAGGACGCGCCCGAGGCGACCAAAGGCTTCTTGCTGAACCACCTGATCCACGAGTTGTTGCCACCCAAGGGCGATGGGTTGCGGTGGGCCAATTCCGACCCGATTACCGGTCAGGCCGCGTGGTTCGACCTCAAGGTGCACATTGAGAAGTCCGACGCCCCAGCAGAGTCGCAGCCAGAAATCCCGGCGCAGCGCTCTCCCGTCCCGCCCGCGCCGCAGGACATTGCGTGGAAGGTGGGCAAATGA